The following proteins are encoded in a genomic region of Bacillus sp. FJAT-22090:
- a CDS encoding heavy metal translocating P-type ATPase yields the protein MSKEVKEANLQITGMTCAACAIRIEKGLNKMDGVEQANVNLALEKSSIKYDPSKLSAADFEKKIEALGYGVVKQKVEFDITGMICAACAIRIEKGLNKMDGIANANVNLALEKATIEFNPSEVAISDMIAKVEKLGYGAHQKKDDKERVDHREKAIKDQKRKFIISAILSLPLLWTMVAHFSFTSFLYLPDILMNPWLQMALATPVQFIVGKQFYVGAYKALRNGSANMDVLVVMGTSAAYFYSVYQAIVTAGSHHDAHLYFETSAVLITLIILGKLFEVKAKGRSSEAIKKLMSLQAKTAIVVRDSVEKEIPLEEVVIGDTILVKPGEKIPVDGEVLEGNTAVDESMLTGESLPVDKKHGDVLFGSTINKNGFIKMKATKVGRDTALAQIIKVVEDAQGSKAPIQRLADQISGIFVPIVVGIAIIAFLVWILWVQPGEFTPALEVLITILVIACPCALGLATPTSIMAGSGRAAEFGILFKGGEHLEQTQSIDTVVVDKTGTVTHGKPVLTDVVLAIGQVEEKILSLIGAAEKQSEHPLAQAIVEGIQEKGIELGNVQFFEAIPGYGVQATVSGQAVVIGTRKLMQQYGIDITAVLPAMEKLESDGKTAMLAGINGQYAGLVAVADTIKDTSAEAIRRLKEMGIKVIMMTGDNERTAHAIGKEVGVDDVIAEVLPEGKAEEVKKLQAAGRKVAMVGDGINDAPALATANIGMAIGTGTDVAMEAADVTLIRGDLNSIADAIIMSRKTMRNIKQNLFWAFGYNTLGIPIAAIGLLAPWVAGAAMAFSSVSVVLNALRLQRVKLDN from the coding sequence ATGAGTAAAGAAGTCAAAGAAGCTAATCTGCAAATTACAGGGATGACATGCGCCGCGTGTGCGATACGTATTGAAAAAGGGTTAAATAAAATGGATGGTGTCGAACAAGCAAATGTCAATCTAGCACTTGAAAAGTCTTCGATTAAATATGACCCGTCTAAACTGAGTGCTGCTGATTTTGAAAAGAAAATCGAAGCACTTGGCTACGGAGTAGTGAAACAAAAAGTAGAGTTTGATATTACGGGTATGATATGTGCAGCATGTGCGATACGTATTGAAAAAGGGTTAAACAAAATGGATGGAATTGCAAATGCGAACGTCAACTTAGCATTAGAAAAAGCAACAATTGAGTTTAACCCATCTGAGGTAGCGATTTCAGACATGATTGCGAAAGTGGAGAAACTAGGCTATGGGGCACACCAAAAGAAAGATGACAAAGAACGGGTCGATCACCGTGAAAAAGCAATTAAAGACCAAAAACGTAAATTCATTATTTCGGCGATTTTATCTTTACCATTACTTTGGACGATGGTTGCACATTTTTCATTTACATCGTTCCTTTACCTACCGGATATCTTAATGAATCCATGGCTACAAATGGCACTTGCAACACCTGTCCAATTCATTGTCGGAAAACAATTCTATGTTGGTGCTTACAAGGCATTACGAAATGGCAGTGCCAATATGGACGTACTAGTTGTTATGGGTACATCTGCAGCTTACTTCTACAGTGTATACCAAGCGATTGTCACAGCTGGTTCCCATCATGATGCGCACCTTTACTTTGAAACAAGTGCGGTACTGATTACACTCATTATTTTAGGTAAGTTATTTGAGGTAAAAGCAAAAGGTCGTTCATCGGAAGCGATAAAAAAATTAATGAGCTTACAAGCGAAAACAGCGATTGTCGTGCGTGACAGTGTTGAAAAAGAAATTCCATTAGAAGAAGTCGTCATTGGTGACACAATATTAGTGAAACCAGGTGAAAAAATCCCGGTTGACGGTGAAGTATTAGAAGGAAATACAGCTGTTGATGAATCGATGTTGACAGGGGAAAGTCTTCCGGTTGATAAAAAGCATGGTGACGTGTTATTCGGTTCAACGATTAATAAAAACGGTTTTATTAAAATGAAAGCAACAAAAGTTGGACGCGATACTGCGTTAGCACAAATCATTAAAGTCGTAGAAGATGCGCAAGGTTCTAAAGCACCGATTCAACGCCTAGCAGACCAAATTTCAGGTATTTTTGTTCCGATCGTTGTAGGGATCGCAATTATTGCCTTCCTTGTTTGGATTTTATGGGTACAACCAGGTGAATTTACACCAGCACTTGAAGTGTTAATTACGATACTTGTAATTGCATGTCCATGTGCTCTAGGTCTGGCTACGCCAACGTCCATTATGGCAGGCTCAGGTCGTGCAGCTGAATTCGGTATTTTATTCAAAGGTGGAGAGCACTTAGAGCAGACACAAAGTATTGACACGGTTGTAGTTGATAAAACAGGTACTGTTACACATGGTAAACCTGTTTTAACAGACGTTGTGCTAGCAATTGGTCAAGTGGAAGAAAAAATCTTATCTTTAATTGGTGCGGCTGAGAAACAATCTGAACACCCATTAGCACAAGCAATCGTTGAAGGTATTCAAGAAAAAGGCATCGAACTTGGTAACGTTCAATTTTTCGAAGCAATCCCAGGTTATGGTGTGCAAGCAACCGTTTCAGGTCAAGCAGTTGTTATAGGTACACGCAAACTCATGCAGCAATACGGCATCGATATTACAGCAGTTCTCCCGGCAATGGAGAAATTGGAGAGCGACGGTAAAACCGCGATGCTAGCTGGAATTAATGGGCAATATGCAGGGCTAGTTGCTGTAGCGGATACAATCAAAGACACATCAGCGGAAGCCATACGTCGTTTAAAAGAGATGGGTATCAAAGTCATCATGATGACTGGTGATAATGAGCGAACAGCACATGCCATAGGAAAAGAAGTAGGCGTTGACGATGTCATTGCTGAAGTTCTACCTGAAGGTAAAGCAGAAGAAGTGAAGAAACTGCAAGCGGCCGGTAGAAAAGTAGCGATGGTCGGTGACGGTATCAATGATGCCCCAGCCCTTGCAACAGCCAATATTGGGATGGCCATTGGTACAGGAACTGACGTAGCGATGGAAGCCGCTGATGTGACACTAATTCGTGGAGATTTGAATAGTATTGCCGATGCGATCATTATGAGTCGTAAAACAATGCGCAACATTAAACAAAACTTATTCTGGGCATTTGGCTATAATACACTTGGTATACCTATTGCAGCAATCGGATTACTTGCTCCTTGGGTTGCAGGTGCAGCGATGGCATTTAGTTCCGTGTCAGTTGTACTGAACGCTTTACGTTTACAACGAGTGAAATTAGATAATTAA
- a CDS encoding nitrite reductase: MNQIDKKIKLAVNGGISFGAKLNAKQLAVIVEYMSDSDELELTTFQQLYIEIPESKLELVEEKFNEVGLSCYPVGNFVKSLRTCNFCKGSEEEGMPVAIELNKRIAGKPVPFTLRPAYTGCPIGCGEPLVNDIGIMKVKNGYDLYIGGKAKGKDAQIGTLLMEQLMPEQLYKVVEKIIHIYAEQGKKRETFIKFIDRFGFENLKNEVAR; this comes from the coding sequence ATGAACCAAATCGATAAAAAGATTAAACTGGCTGTAAATGGTGGCATTTCATTTGGAGCAAAACTAAATGCAAAACAATTGGCTGTAATTGTGGAGTATATGAGCGATAGTGATGAACTGGAGTTGACCACATTTCAACAACTTTACATCGAGATACCTGAAAGTAAGCTTGAATTAGTGGAAGAGAAATTTAACGAAGTAGGATTGTCCTGTTATCCAGTAGGAAATTTTGTGAAAAGTTTAAGGACCTGCAATTTTTGTAAAGGCTCAGAAGAAGAAGGAATGCCTGTAGCCATTGAACTAAACAAGCGAATAGCAGGAAAACCTGTTCCTTTCACACTTCGCCCAGCTTACACTGGATGTCCTATAGGATGTGGTGAACCGCTCGTAAATGATATCGGCATCATGAAAGTAAAAAACGGATATGACTTATACATTGGTGGAAAAGCAAAAGGAAAGGACGCTCAAATAGGTACTTTATTGATGGAGCAGCTAATGCCTGAACAGCTGTATAAAGTTGTCGAAAAAATCATTCACATCTATGCTGAACAAGGCAAGAAGAGGGAAACGTTTATAAAATTTATTGATCGTTTTGGATTTGAAAACTTGAAAAATGAAGTAGCTAGATAG
- a CDS encoding beta-class carbonic anhydrase codes for MSSLKDILEFNGRFIEEKGYEPYITTKYPNKKLVVLSCMDSRLVELLPKSMNLRNGDVKIVKSAGAIVNHPFGSIMRSILVALYEYELIAEEVFIVGHYDCGMSAVDPDSMIEHMKERGISDETFDILKYSSLDINSWLRGFGDVKTSVLKSCEVVRNHPLIAKTIPVHGLVMDPKTGYLDLLSDGNAYIEQQNKA; via the coding sequence ATGTCTTCCCTAAAAGATATTTTAGAATTTAATGGTAGATTCATTGAAGAAAAAGGGTATGAGCCCTACATCACAACAAAATATCCGAATAAAAAGCTAGTTGTATTATCTTGTATGGATTCACGCCTTGTCGAACTTTTACCAAAGTCGATGAATCTACGTAATGGTGATGTGAAAATTGTGAAAAGTGCTGGGGCAATAGTAAACCATCCATTTGGTAGTATTATGCGCAGTATACTCGTTGCGCTATATGAATATGAGCTAATTGCAGAGGAAGTGTTCATTGTCGGTCACTACGATTGTGGTATGAGCGCAGTGGATCCGGATAGCATGATTGAGCATATGAAAGAACGCGGCATTTCGGATGAAACGTTTGATATATTAAAATATTCTTCACTTGATATTAACAGTTGGCTTCGAGGTTTTGGTGATGTAAAAACAAGTGTATTAAAGAGTTGTGAAGTTGTTCGTAATCACCCATTAATAGCAAAAACAATTCCTGTACATGGTCTTGTCATGGATCCAAAAACAGGTTATTTGGATCTTTTATCAGATGGGAATGCTTATATCGAACAACAAAATAAAGCGTAA
- a CDS encoding cysteine hydrolase family protein, whose translation MSTALIIVDIQNDYFPNGKMELSNPEKAAANAAKVLESFRKNNKDNIFHVQHFAGDPALGFFLPDTEGAEIHETVQPLETESIIIKHFPNSFLKTELESKLRENGVTKVVVVGMMTHMCIDATVRAAVDLGFETTLIEDACATRDLSYEGKVVPAEQVHYAFVGALNGMYCAVESTEDFLQKN comes from the coding sequence ATGAGCACAGCTCTAATTATTGTAGATATTCAAAATGACTATTTCCCAAATGGAAAGATGGAATTAAGCAACCCTGAAAAAGCGGCCGCTAATGCTGCGAAAGTGCTTGAATCGTTTAGAAAGAACAACAAAGATAACATTTTTCATGTTCAACATTTCGCAGGTGATCCAGCATTAGGATTCTTCCTTCCGGATACTGAGGGGGCTGAAATACATGAAACTGTACAACCATTGGAAACTGAAAGCATTATCATCAAACATTTCCCTAACAGCTTTTTAAAAACAGAATTAGAAAGCAAATTAAGAGAAAATGGCGTAACTAAAGTAGTAGTTGTAGGTATGATGACACATATGTGTATTGATGCAACAGTCAGAGCGGCAGTGGATCTAGGCTTTGAGACGACACTTATTGAAGATGCATGTGCAACACGAGACTTGTCTTATGAAGGTAAGGTCGTTCCAGCTGAACAAGTTCATTATGCGTTTGTCGGTGCGCTTAACGGTATGTATTGCGCTGTAGAATCGACCGAAGATTTCCTACAAAAAAACTAA
- a CDS encoding Lrp/AsnC family transcriptional regulator has translation MELDNIDFQILRLLSENSRIQWKDLGEQIHMTGQAVGNRIKKLEESGVIKAYSLIVDEMKLGLTYTAFIIIYMKTANHDSFIRFMNERNEVVEVHRVSGEGCYHLKIKVNSQEQLNPFLDKILEYGNYTVHLSIKEVKLQNPLAATR, from the coding sequence ATGGAACTTGATAATATTGATTTTCAGATTCTTCGGTTACTATCCGAAAATTCACGTATTCAATGGAAAGACTTAGGTGAACAAATTCATATGACGGGACAAGCAGTAGGGAATCGTATAAAAAAACTGGAGGAAAGTGGTGTCATTAAAGCTTACTCTTTAATAGTTGATGAAATGAAATTAGGACTTACTTATACAGCGTTTATCATTATTTACATGAAAACTGCAAACCATGATTCGTTTATACGATTTATGAATGAACGAAATGAGGTAGTGGAAGTTCACCGCGTATCGGGAGAAGGCTGTTATCATTTAAAAATAAAAGTTAACTCACAAGAGCAATTGAATCCTTTTCTGGATAAAATTCTTGAATATGGGAATTATACTGTACATCTATCCATTAAAGAGGTCAAACTTCAGAATCCATTGGCTGCTACACGATAA
- a CDS encoding winged helix-turn-helix transcriptional regulator, whose translation MDEIIKSLLPVEYSLTEKGQTLWPIIQEMCQWGEHNN comes from the coding sequence GTGGATGAAATCATTAAAAGCCTGCTCCCCGTCGAATATAGCCTTACTGAAAAGGGGCAAACTCTCTGGCCTATTATTCAGGAAATGTGCCAATGGGGAGAACATAATAATTGA
- a CDS encoding YfhE family protein, translating to MKNRKQPHEQFTMKDNGLSSMQEVLYQKEFNRADKETNKKNQNKK from the coding sequence ATGAAGAACCGTAAGCAACCACATGAGCAGTTCACAATGAAGGATAATGGGTTGTCTTCAATGCAAGAAGTTTTATATCAAAAAGAATTTAATCGTGCTGACAAAGAGACAAATAAGAAAAATCAAAATAAAAAGTAA
- a CDS encoding CatB-related O-acetyltransferase, translated as MKQHQFNHWSEIKYLKDIVTNPMIEVGEYSYYSGYYDNHDFEDGCVRYLWGDEKSRKLFNPIEDNGWHLDKLIIGNYVCIASGVIILMGGNHNHHSEWITVYPFMEQIETSYEPKGDTIIENDAWIGMNAMIMPGVTIGEGAIVAAGSVVSKDVPPYTIVGGNPAKEIRKRFTDKEIEKLKEMRWFDWEREKIERASHILSSSSINQLYDFYQREIKL; from the coding sequence ATGAAACAACATCAATTTAACCACTGGTCTGAAATTAAGTATTTAAAAGATATTGTCACCAACCCAATGATTGAAGTAGGAGAATACTCCTACTACTCTGGTTATTACGATAATCATGATTTTGAAGATGGGTGCGTTAGATACTTATGGGGAGATGAAAAATCTAGAAAGTTATTTAACCCAATCGAAGACAATGGTTGGCATTTAGATAAGTTGATTATAGGAAATTATGTATGCATTGCAAGTGGTGTAATTATTTTAATGGGTGGAAATCACAATCATCATTCTGAATGGATTACCGTCTATCCTTTTATGGAGCAAATTGAAACTTCTTACGAACCAAAAGGGGATACAATCATCGAAAATGATGCCTGGATTGGTATGAATGCAATGATTATGCCCGGTGTAACAATAGGTGAAGGTGCCATTGTTGCGGCTGGATCAGTTGTTTCGAAAGATGTCCCACCATATACGATAGTAGGAGGCAACCCTGCTAAAGAGATAAGGAAACGATTTACAGACAAAGAAATCGAAAAGTTGAAAGAAATGCGTTGGTTCGATTGGGAACGCGAGAAAATTGAACGAGCTAGTCATATCTTGTCCAGTTCATCTATTAACCAATTATACGACTTTTATCAAAGGGAAATTAAACTATAA
- a CDS encoding DinB family protein: MFQSLDHFLKSWDFEASSTQKLLNILTDESLKQEITSQNWNLGRIAWHTVTAIHIITSNTNLTFEAPTNDFPVPTSAQFIAENYYQSSNAFVKALKTQWTDHTLKERIEFIGQQMPNGSLLLFLIQHQNHHRGQMTVLMRQAGLTVPGIYGPSKEEWAKFGMNAPQ, translated from the coding sequence ATGTTCCAAAGCTTAGACCATTTTTTGAAATCTTGGGACTTCGAAGCTAGTTCTACACAGAAACTACTAAATATTCTAACTGATGAATCACTTAAACAGGAAATAACTTCACAAAATTGGAATTTAGGACGTATTGCTTGGCATACCGTTACAGCTATTCATATTATTACTTCAAATACAAACTTAACGTTCGAAGCACCAACTAACGATTTTCCCGTTCCTACTTCGGCTCAATTTATAGCAGAAAACTATTACCAATCCAGTAATGCATTTGTAAAGGCATTAAAAACTCAATGGACTGACCATACATTGAAAGAACGAATTGAATTTATAGGTCAACAAATGCCTAATGGTTCACTATTATTGTTTTTGATTCAACATCAAAACCACCATCGAGGACAAATGACTGTTCTTATGCGACAGGCAGGATTAACTGTTCCAGGCATTTATGGTCCGTCAAAAGAGGAATGGGCAAAGTTTGGTATGAATGCCCCGCAGTAA
- a CDS encoding GNAT family N-acetyltransferase, which produces MSQLLFIEPPVLESESIILRPLQQENARYLFSISYPEVWTYMFGEIKSVTEMEKHVSKKIQLRNQMKALPFVVVLKETNEIIGTTSIYEINLSQKSCEIGATWYARNFLGTFVNSECKYLLLKYCFEELMMIRVQFKTDERNVRSQKAIERLGAIKEGILRKERILENGYIRNAVIYSITDDDWRKAKQVIIEKSMRTTL; this is translated from the coding sequence TTGAGTCAGTTATTGTTTATAGAACCACCTGTCTTAGAGAGTGAAAGCATCATACTCAGACCTTTACAACAAGAGAATGCAAGATATTTATTTTCTATTAGCTACCCTGAAGTTTGGACATATATGTTTGGTGAAATTAAATCGGTAACTGAAATGGAAAAACATGTGTCCAAAAAAATTCAACTTCGCAATCAAATGAAGGCATTACCGTTTGTTGTTGTTTTAAAAGAAACTAATGAAATTATTGGAACAACAAGTATTTACGAAATTAACCTAAGTCAGAAGTCATGTGAAATAGGTGCAACTTGGTATGCAAGAAACTTTTTAGGGACTTTTGTCAATTCAGAGTGTAAGTATCTACTTCTAAAATATTGTTTTGAGGAATTAATGATGATAAGAGTACAATTTAAAACAGATGAGAGAAATGTCCGTTCTCAAAAAGCTATCGAACGTTTAGGAGCTATTAAAGAAGGTATCTTAAGAAAAGAAAGAATTCTTGAAAACGGATATATTAGAAATGCAGTAATATACTCAATTACAGATGATGATTGGAGAAAAGCAAAACAAGTGATAATAGAAAAAAGCATGAGAACAACATTGTGA
- a CDS encoding low temperature requirement protein A, translated as MEEKKVTWLELFYDLLIVAAIATVTHVLLHVENGYIHSDYLLKFVLIFIPIWWAWVGQTMFINRFGEDLFHHRIFLILQMFFALVMIASLSVDFDSYYKSFLIGYIGLRALIAIQYLVVQQTEVGTRKKAALFFGKYFWVGIIISLCSVFFDSWIRYLILYTGIFVDILIPIIGRKRLVKVPTNTAHLLERFGLFTIILFGETLVSTLAVIQPKQGDWNSILFTIVAFVLIISMWWQYFDNLEKKVDKSKKTAGQMIIYGHLFILMSLSMIAASIRLLFVHEVNYYFILFFVFGSVLLYFLSTSFVFHQYRHKKQRLKVYHLGLFLGILVGFLLINLIITVPNIIIMGELVVFFVIYAKLTTF; from the coding sequence ATGGAAGAAAAAAAGGTCACTTGGTTAGAGCTATTTTATGATTTGCTAATTGTAGCAGCTATTGCTACTGTAACTCATGTTTTGCTTCATGTTGAAAATGGATATATCCATTCAGACTATCTATTAAAGTTTGTATTGATTTTTATACCCATTTGGTGGGCTTGGGTAGGACAAACAATGTTTATCAATCGATTCGGGGAAGATTTATTTCATCACCGTATATTTTTAATTCTTCAAATGTTCTTTGCGCTAGTAATGATTGCGAGTTTGTCGGTAGATTTTGATTCGTATTATAAATCCTTTCTAATAGGTTATATTGGACTAAGGGCATTAATTGCAATTCAATATCTTGTTGTACAACAGACAGAAGTAGGGACTAGAAAGAAAGCAGCACTCTTTTTTGGAAAATACTTTTGGGTTGGCATTATTATTTCATTGTGCTCCGTCTTTTTTGACTCATGGATTAGGTATCTTATATTGTATACAGGTATCTTTGTAGATATATTAATCCCAATTATTGGACGGAAGCGATTAGTGAAGGTGCCTACAAATACAGCTCATTTATTAGAGCGATTTGGTTTATTTACTATCATTCTCTTCGGTGAAACTCTAGTTAGTACGCTTGCTGTAATCCAACCGAAACAAGGAGATTGGAATTCCATTTTGTTTACTATAGTTGCGTTTGTTTTAATCATATCAATGTGGTGGCAGTACTTCGATAATTTAGAAAAGAAAGTCGATAAATCTAAAAAAACAGCGGGTCAAATGATTATTTATGGTCATTTATTCATTTTAATGTCTTTAAGCATGATTGCAGCGTCGATAAGATTACTGTTTGTGCATGAGGTTAATTATTATTTTATTTTATTTTTCGTTTTTGGATCGGTATTACTCTACTTTTTATCAACTTCATTTGTTTTTCATCAATATAGACATAAGAAACAACGATTAAAAGTGTATCATTTAGGGTTATTTTTAGGTATTTTAGTTGGATTTCTCCTTATTAATTTAATCATTACAGTACCTAATATTATTATTATGGGAGAATTAGTTGTATTTTTTGTTATCTATGCTAAGTTAACAACTTTTTAA
- a CDS encoding (4Fe-4S)-binding protein, whose product MSYREYKGENITVYFDGEICKHAAECVKGLPEVFNVKARPWISLDKVDAKKVAEVINRCPSGALKYKM is encoded by the coding sequence ATGAGCTACCGAGAGTACAAAGGAGAAAATATTACAGTTTATTTCGATGGAGAAATTTGTAAACACGCTGCTGAATGTGTTAAAGGTTTACCAGAAGTTTTTAATGTAAAAGCTAGACCATGGATTTCTCTTGATAAAGTAGATGCTAAAAAAGTAGCCGAAGTAATTAATAGATGTCCAAGCGGTGCATTAAAATATAAAATGTAA
- a CDS encoding GNAT family N-acetyltransferase — protein sequence MLQIKQGSQSFYIGDEKNSEAEVHFVRVGETRIILDHTHVAEHLRGKNVGQQLVKVAVEYAKNEKLHVIPLCPFAKAEFDKNPEYQKLLG from the coding sequence TTGCTGCAAATTAAACAAGGTAGTCAGTCATTTTATATTGGTGATGAGAAAAATAGCGAAGCAGAAGTCCATTTTGTTCGTGTAGGGGAAACTCGAATTATATTAGATCATACACATGTAGCAGAACATTTAAGAGGAAAAAATGTAGGACAACAATTAGTAAAAGTGGCTGTTGAATATGCCAAAAACGAAAAATTACATGTGATTCCTCTATGTCCATTTGCAAAAGCTGAGTTTGATAAGAATCCAGAATATCAAAAGTTATTAGGGTAA
- a CDS encoding GNAT family N-acetyltransferase: protein MSKNFNVYIRPLILSDAVELLSLEKRNRAFFENYSITHPENYWTLETHKELIEKWEQNTKKETEYRFGIFKINDDILIGTIGLFQVLRGPRESALLGYSLDQEHNGKGYTTEAANLVVNYAFEILNLHRIEAGVMPDNIGSIRVLEKAGFHKEGIAKKNVKINGSWEDHQMLAIINPND from the coding sequence ATGTCCAAAAATTTTAATGTATACATACGACCGCTTATCCTCTCAGATGCTGTCGAATTACTAAGTTTAGAAAAGAGAAATCGAGCTTTTTTTGAAAACTATTCTATAACTCATCCAGAAAATTACTGGACTTTAGAAACTCACAAAGAATTAATCGAAAAATGGGAACAAAATACAAAAAAAGAAACTGAATATCGGTTCGGAATTTTTAAAATTAACGATGATATTCTTATAGGTACTATCGGTTTATTTCAAGTTCTCCGTGGACCTCGTGAAAGTGCGCTTTTGGGCTATTCCTTAGACCAAGAACATAATGGCAAAGGTTATACTACCGAAGCTGCCAATTTAGTTGTTAATTATGCTTTCGAAATTCTAAACTTACATCGAATTGAAGCTGGAGTGATGCCAGATAACATAGGTTCCATTCGAGTATTAGAAAAAGCTGGTTTCCATAAAGAAGGAATAGCTAAGAAAAACGTTAAAATTAATGGGTCTTGGGAAGATCATCAGATGTTAGCTATAATAAATCCGAATGACTAA
- a CDS encoding CPBP family intramembrane glutamic endopeptidase yields the protein MKNIVFLFLFAVLLVLLQTGNYTLLIVWATIVLFIYFIVEKSGKLFIVTTILFGFGFIIYLFAKDFAVPGVETSEMDIFLNRLSLVFILIPLFTYSLYIKVPFINYLKRPDWNGIIIFPFIWTGFHHVQIKVFLPIAFLINIAVMLPFIIMNGWNFIMEVFWVAIIFSFSNAILEELVWRGVLLSRFTEQLGEKWAVIITSLGFGLQHYSLGFPWPICIGFAFGGFFYAVVTIKSNSIIPAIIWHILLNFLMVFSGVIGN from the coding sequence ATGAAGAACATCGTCTTTTTATTCCTATTTGCAGTACTGTTGGTTTTACTTCAAACAGGGAATTACACGTTATTGATCGTTTGGGCAACCATTGTACTCTTTATATATTTTATAGTGGAAAAGTCGGGCAAGCTGTTTATTGTGACGACAATACTTTTCGGATTTGGTTTTATCATCTATTTATTCGCCAAGGATTTTGCGGTGCCAGGCGTTGAAACATCGGAAATGGATATCTTCCTCAATCGGCTTTCCTTGGTTTTTATCCTAATTCCATTATTCACTTATTCCTTATACATAAAGGTTCCATTTATAAACTATCTAAAGAGGCCAGATTGGAACGGAATTATTATATTCCCATTCATCTGGACCGGATTCCATCATGTTCAGATAAAAGTTTTCCTTCCAATTGCCTTCCTGATTAACATTGCTGTCATGTTGCCGTTCATTATCATGAATGGATGGAATTTTATCATGGAAGTTTTTTGGGTTGCCATTATTTTCTCATTCTCCAATGCAATCCTTGAAGAATTGGTATGGCGTGGGGTACTGCTGAGCAGGTTTACAGAGCAGTTAGGTGAGAAATGGGCTGTTATAATCACCAGTTTGGGATTTGGATTGCAGCATTACTCACTTGGTTTTCCATGGCCTATCTGCATCGGCTTTGCATTTGGTGGATTCTTTTATGCTGTTGTAACTATCAAATCAAATAGCATCATTCCGGCCATCATCTGGCATATCCTTCTAAATTTCCTTATGGTATTCAGTGGCGTGATTGGAAATTAA
- a CDS encoding class I SAM-dependent methyltransferase: MKQNKYDDVNFFSAYEKMPRSVKGLEGAGEWHVLKELLPELRNKSVLDLGCGFGWHCRYAREQQARSVIGVDISEKMLQKAREMTNDSLITYIKMSIEDINFSNSQFDVVISSLAFHYIKSFEAICKKVYDCLKPGGTFVFSVEHPIFTSRNEQDWYYDEKGNRLHWAVDNYQSEGLRETTFLTENVIKYHHTFSTYINDLINAGFIVRIVKEPIPSEEMLKSIPEMKDELRRPMFLIISAEK, from the coding sequence ATGAAGCAAAACAAATATGATGATGTGAATTTCTTTTCTGCATATGAAAAAATGCCACGTTCAGTCAAAGGACTTGAAGGTGCGGGAGAATGGCACGTATTAAAAGAACTCTTACCAGAACTCCGAAATAAAAGTGTACTTGATTTGGGATGCGGTTTCGGTTGGCATTGCCGTTATGCTCGTGAACAGCAAGCAAGGTCTGTTATTGGAGTAGATATATCTGAAAAAATGCTTCAAAAAGCTCGTGAAATGACGAATGATTCTTTAATTACATATATTAAAATGTCGATTGAAGACATTAATTTTTCAAACTCTCAATTTGATGTTGTCATCAGTTCATTGGCTTTTCACTATATTAAGTCCTTTGAAGCAATCTGTAAGAAGGTCTATGATTGCCTTAAGCCTGGAGGTACTTTTGTTTTTTCAGTTGAACATCCAATTTTCACTTCCCGGAACGAACAAGATTGGTATTATGATGAAAAAGGGAATCGTCTGCATTGGGCAGTTGACAATTACCAATCGGAAGGATTGCGTGAAACAACGTTCCTAACTGAAAATGTTATAAAATATCATCATACATTTTCTACTTATATCAATGACTTAATTAATGCTGGTTTTATTGTAAGGATAGTCAAGGAACCAATTCCCTCTGAAGAAATGTTAAAGAGTATTCCTGAAATGAAAGATGAACTCCGTAGACCTATGTTCTTAATAATCTCAGCAGAAAAGTAA